A stretch of the Agelaius phoeniceus isolate bAgePho1 chromosome 1, bAgePho1.hap1, whole genome shotgun sequence genome encodes the following:
- the LOC129130109 gene encoding patched domain-containing protein 3-like gives MAGPRDPAERCSCRNTNCVERPLRRLFEGLAGGVAACPWPFVLVPLLLSGGLGAGFVFLPQRQANDIEGQFTPTWGPAKAERDFVRRHFPTNDSERFSAARLPTEGAYAALIAVATNGTSVLDAAPWAEVLRLNATVHDAEYERLCARTAGRCASPNELLSRRGDAGPPEPGSLRFPINDGVFLGAALGGVETDGGRVLRARALKLLYYLREDGPEAQDSRQWLESFVQNISSKVEELRLRSIQVTYFTSLSRQQEFEGNTKSVIPLFSITYFLTITFAIVSCLRLSCIRNNIWLASCGVLSSGLAVLSSFGLMLFCGVPFVVTVANAPFLILGVGVDDMFIMIASWEQSLRKNEKSSVKSLLAETYAEAALSVTITTLTDVLAFFIGTWTAFPSVRSFCLYTGTAFVFCYVYTMTFFGAVLVLNHKREQGNRHWLTCMRVDVGKDQAENSCLYNACCIGSCSGQPSQPEGEHPMSVFFKKYYGPFVTNKWIKVLMVLLYGAYLGGSIYGCTQVREGIDLRNLANDASYVIPYYDDDDKYFSTYGPRVMVVITESVDYWNESVRLGIESCAQNLENISYVDKNLSESWLRVYTELDKRGVININSKTDFLNNLNVLFRVHHSFEWDINKTQDEIEASRFFIQTVNVTSAVDEKNLLNELREAAKQCSIPLKVYHPAFIYYDQYLVIVQNTVQNVVVAAGAMLVVSLLLIPNPLCCLWVTFAIASVIVGVAGFMTFWNINLDSISMINLVICIGFSVDFSAHISYAFVTSGESSANKRAIEALSVLGYPVLQGAVSTILGVVVLAAASTYIFRTFFKIMFLVILFGALHGLVFIPVFLTFFGNFVSSPHSTMSKGLEHRFRNDKDCP, from the exons ATGGCGGGGCCGCGGGACCCCGCGGAGCGCTGCTCCTGCCGCAACACCAACTGCGTGGAGCGGCCGCTGCGCCGGCTCTTCGAAGGGCTGGCGGGCGGCGTGGCCGCCTGCCCCTGGCCCTTCGTGCTGGTGCCGCTGCTGCTGTCGGGCGGGCTGGGCGCCGGCTTCGTCTTCCTACCGCAGCGGCAGGCGAACGACATCGAGGGGCAGTTCACGCCCACGTGGGGCCCCGCCAAGGCCGAGCGCGACTTCGTGCGGCGGCACTTCCCCACCAACGACTCGGAGCGCTTCTCCGCCGCGCGGCTGCCCACCGAGGGCGCCTACGCCGCCCTCATCGCCGTGGCGACGAACGGGACCTCGGTCCTGGACGCGGCACCGTGGGCAGAGGTGCTGCGGCTGAACGCGACCGTGCACGACGCCGAGTACGAGCGGCTCTGCGCCCGCACCGCCGGCCGCTGTGCCAGCCCCAACGAGCTGCTGTCGCGGCGGGGCGATGCGGGTCCGCCCGAGCCGGGGAGCCTCCGCTTCCCCATCAACGACGGCGTCTTCCTGGGGGCCGCGCTGGGCGGCGTGGAGACGGACGGCGGGCGGGTGCTCAGGGCGCGGGCCCTGAAGCTGCTGTATTACCTGCGGGAGGACGGCCCCGAGGCGCAGGACAGCCGGCAGTGGCTGGAGAGCTTCGTGCAGAACATCTCGTCCAAAGTGGAGGAGTTGCGCCTCCGCTCTATTCAG GTGACTTATTTTACCTCACTGTCTAGACAACAGGAGTTTGAAGGAAATACCAAAAGTGTGATCCCGCTCTTCTCCATAACATATTTCCTGACAATAACCTTTGCAATCGTCTCTTGCCTAAG ACTGAGCTGTATAAGAAATAATATCTGGCTTGCAAGCTGTGGAGTGCTTTCTTCTGGCTTAGCTGTATTAAGCAGCTTTGGATTGATGCTCTTCTGTGGAGTGCCATTTGTGGTCACTGTAGCAAATGCACCATTCCTCATTCTGG GGGTTGGCGTTGATGACATGTTCATCATGATTGCTTCCTGGGAGCAAAGTTTAAGGAAAAACGAGAAATCCAGTGTTAAATCTCTGCTGGCCGAGACTTATGCAGAGGCAGCACTTTCTGTGACCATCACCACTCTGACGGATGTTTTGGCCTTCTTCATTGGCACCTGGACTGCTTTTCCATCCGTGAGGTCTTTCTGCCTCTATACAGGGACAGCTTTTGTCTTCTGCTATGTATATACCATGACCTTCTTTGGGGCAGTTCTGGTATTAAATCACAAAAGGGAGCAAGGGAACCGACACTGGCTGACTTGTATGCGTGTGGATGTAGGTAAAGATCAGGCTGAGAACTCCTGCTTGTACAATGCTTGCTGTATCGGCAGCTGTTCTGGGCAGCCATCTCAGCCAGAAGGTGAGCATCCAATGAGCGTattctttaaaaagtattacGGCCCTTTTGTTACAAATAAATGGATCAAGGTGCTCATGGTGTTGCTCTACGGAGCATATTTGGGTGGCAGCATTTATGGGTGTACTCAGGTCAGGGAAGGCATCGATCTCCGAAATCTGGCAAATGATGCCTCCTACGTTATTCCATActatgatgatgatgacaaaTACTTCTCCACATATGGGCCCAGGGTCATGGTTGTCATTACTGAGAGTGTAGATTATTGGAACGAGTCGGTGCGTCTTGGCATTGAGAGCTGTGCACAGAATTTAGAGAACATTTCCTATGTAGATAAGAACCTCTCAGAGTCATGGCTGAGAGTATACACAGAACTTGACAAAAGGGGTGTGATAAATATAAACAGTAAGACTGACTTCTTAAATAACTTAAATGTACTGTTTAGAGTTCATCACAGTTTTGAGTGGGACATAAACAAGACTCAGGATGAAATAGAGGCTTCACGCTTCTTCATCCAGACAGTGAACGTGACATCAGCCGTGGATGAGAAGAATCTCCTCAATGAGTTAAGAGAGGCAGCCAAGCAGTGCAGCATTCCACTGAAGGTGTATCACCCAGCCTTCATCTACTACGACCAGTACCTGGTAATAGTGCAGAACACTGTTCAGAACGTTGTGGTTGCTGCCGGGGCCATGCTCGTTGTCTCCCTCCTGCTCATTCCCAACCCGCTGTGCTGCTTGTGGGTGACCTTTGCTATAGCCTCTGTTATAGTTGGTGTTGCTGGTTTCATGACGTTCTGGAACATCAACCTCGATTCCATATCCATGATCAACCTGGTCATTTGCATTGGGTTTTCAGTAGATTTTTCTGCTCACATTTCCTATGCCTTTGTTACCAGTGGAGAGTCATCGGCTAATAAAAGGGCAATTGAAGCTCTGTCCGTGCTGGGTTACCCAGTTCTACAAGGTGCAGTTTCTACAATACTGGGTGTAGTTGTTCTGGCTGCAGCGAGCACCTACATCTTTAGGACGTTCTTCAAGATCATGTTCCTTGTTATTTTGTTTGGGGCTCTTCATGGTCTTGTTTTTATTCCAgtgtttttaacattttttggAAACTTTGTCAGTTCACCTCACAGTACCATGTCTAAAGGGTTAGAGCATAGATTTAGAAATGATAAAGACTGTCCatga